A genomic segment from Glycine soja cultivar W05 chromosome 20, ASM419377v2, whole genome shotgun sequence encodes:
- the LOC114403428 gene encoding protein EIN4-like, whose translation MEITLPPLLLLFLLLLFFLCYLVLCASATDVDFDNCNCDDGEGIWSIHSILVGQKVSDFFIAVAYFSIPIELLYFVSRSNVPFKLLFLQFIAFIVLCGMTHLLNAYSYHGPPSFQLLLSLTVAKFLTALVSCATALTLPPLIPLLLKIKVRELFLRQNVMELGQEVGMMKKQKEASWHVRMLTREIRKSLDKHNILYTTLVELSKALDLHNCAVWMPNEDRREMHLTHELKTNSAKNFQNSIPVNDPDVLEIRKTKGVKILRPDSAIGAASSGGSAELGAVAAIRMPLLHVSNFKGGTPKLVETCYAILVLVLPSSSTRVWTYHEMEIVEVVADQVAVALSHASVLEESQQMRQKLEERNRALQQAKKNAMMASQARKSFQEVMSHGMRRPMHSILGMLSLFQEDNLRSEQKIIGDTMLKVGHVLSSLINDVMEISENEKGGFRLEMKPFLLHSMMREAASIAKCLCVYEGFGFEIDVQKSLPETVMGDEARTFQVILHMIGYLLNMNDKGTLNFRVFLESDGGDRDDKNIGIWRSSSQNEYVHIKFDFQITESSQSDKAISTIHYSSRRQYYNNEPKEGLSFSMCKKLVQMMQGNIWISPNSLGLVQGMTLLLKFQIGPSLGKSIFAPKDYSSSQFRGLKVLLAEDDGVNRTVTKKLLEKLGCQVIAVSSGFECLSAISGAGNSSRIILLDLHMPEMDGFEVAKRIRKFHSRSWPLIIALIASAEEHVREKCLLAGMNGLIQKPIVLHQIANELRTVLQRAGEKL comes from the exons ATGGAAATCActcttcctcctcttcttcttctttttctgttgttgttgttctttctttgttatCTTGTTCTCTGTGCTTCTGCCACCGACGTAGATTTTGACAACTGCAACTGCGATGATGGGGAAGGGATTTGGAGCATACATAGCATACTCGTTGGCCAAAAAGTCAGCGATTTTTTCATTGCCGTTGCTTATTTTTCCATACCCATTGAACTCCTTTACTTTGTTAGCCGTTCAAACGTTCCATTCAAATTGCTCTTCCTTCAATTTATTGCCTTCATAGTGCTCTGTGGCATGACCCATTTACTCAATGCTTATTCTTATCATGGCCCTCCTTCCTTCCAATTGCTGCTCTCCCTAACCGTCGCTAAATTCCTCACTGCTCTTGTTTCCTGTGCAACCGCTTTAACCCTTCCCCCTCTCATCCCTCTTCTCCTCAAAATCAAAGTTAGGGAGCTTTTCCTGAGGCAGAATGTGATGGAGCTTGGCCAAGAGGTTGGGATGATGAAGAAACAGAAGGAGGCAAGCTGGCATGTTAGGATGCTCACTAGGGAAATTAGGAAGTCTCTTGATAAGCACAACATCCTCTACACTACCCTTGTTGAGCTTTCTAAGGCGTTGGATTTGCATAATTGCGCAGTTTGGATGCCGAATGAGGACCGGCGAGAGATGCACTTGACTCACGAGTTGAAAACCAACTCTGCCAAGAATTTTCAGAATTCTATTCCGGTGAACGACCCTGATGTATTGGAGATAAGAAAGACCAAGGGGGTGAAGATTTTGAGGCCCGATTCTGCAATAGGAGCTGCGAGTAGTGGTGGCTCTGCGGAGTTGGGTGCTGTGGCAGCTATTCGCATGCCGTTACTTCATGTATCAAATTTCAAAGGAGGGACACCCAAGTTGGTTGAGACTTGTTATGCTATacttgttttggttcttccaagtTCAAGCACTAGGGTTTGGACCTACCATGAGATGGAGATAGTTGAAGTGGTTGCTGATCAGGTGGCTGTTGCCCTGTCTCATGCCTCTGTTCTTGAAGAGTCTCAGCAAATGAGACAGAAGCTGGAAGAGCGGAACCGAGCGTTGCAACAAGCTAAAAAGAATGCAATGATGGCCAGCCAGGCAAGGAAGTCATTTCAGGAGGTGATGAGCCATGGAATGCGGAGGCCTATGCATTCTATTTTGGGGATGCTTTCATTGTTTCAAGAGGATAATTTAAGGTCTGAGCAGAAGATTATTGGTGATACAATGTTGAAGGTTGGCCATGTGCTCTCCAGTTTGATTAATGATGTAATGGagatttcagaaaatgaaaagggaGGCTTTCGGTTAGAGATGAAACCTTTCCTTCTGCATTCGATGATGAGGGAAGCTGCTTCCATTGCCAAGTGTTTGTGTGTTTATGAAGGCTTTGGTTTTGAAATTGATGTCCAGAAGTCTTTGCCTGAAACAGTTATGGGTGATGAGGCAAGGACTTTCCAAGTAATTTTACACATGATTGGCTATTTATTGAACATGAATGACAAAGGGACTCTCAATTTTCGAGTTTTTCTTGAAAGTGATGGTGGAGACAGGgatgataaaaatattggaaTATGGAGATCAAGCAGTCAAAATGAGTATGtacatataaaatttgattttcagATTACTGAGAGTTCTCAGTCAGACAAAGCAATTTCAACAATACATTATAGTAGTAGGAGGCAGTACTACAACAATGAACCTAAGGAGGGCCTGAGCTTCAGCATGTGCAAAAAGTTGGTACAG ATGATGCAAGGTAATATATGGATATCACCGAACTCCCTTGGTTTGGTGCAAGGCATGACACTTCTTCTCAAGTTTCAGATAGGACCATCACTTGGAAAATCCATATTTGCACCTAAAGATTATTCAAGCTCACAGTTCAGAGGCCTTAAGGTTTTGTTAGCCGAGGACGATGGTGTAAACAGGACCGTGACCAAGAAGCTACTTGAGAAGCTTGGTTGTCAAGTAATTGCTGTTTCATCGGGGTTTGAGTGCCTGAGTGCTATAAGTGGTGCTGGTAACTCATCCAGAATTATCCTGTTGGATCTTCACATGCCCGAAATGGATGGCTTTGAAGTGGCAAAGAGAATCCGGAAGTTCCACAGCCGTAGTTGGCCCTTGATTATAGCTCTTATAGCAAGTGCGGAAGAACATGTGAGGGAGAAATGCCTACTTGCTGGAATGAATGGATTGATCCAAAAACCTATCGTACTTCATCAGATAGCAAATGAACTTAGAACAGTCCTACAAAGAGCAGGTGAAAAACTGTGA
- the LOC114402335 gene encoding AT-hook motif nuclear-localized protein 19-like: protein MANRWWTGSVGLENSGDSMKKPDLGFSMNESAVTGNHTGEEEEKENSDEPREGAIDVSTTRRPRGRPPGSKNKPKPPIFVTRDSPNALRSHVMEIAAGADIADCVAQFARRLQRGVSILSGSGTVVNVTIRQPTAPGAVMALHGRFDILSLTGSFLPGPSPPGATGLTIYLAGGQGHVVGGGVVGPLLAAAPVLLMAATFSNATYERLPLEDDDQEHGGGGGSPPGITGGPGEASSSISVYNNNVPPNLGLSNGQHLNHEAYSSSPWVHSPHARPPF, encoded by the coding sequence atggCGAACCGGTGGTGGACCGGGTCGGTGGGTCTGGAGAACTCTGGCGACTCAATGAAAAAACCGGATCTGGGGTTTTCCATGAACGAGAGTGCGGTGACGGGGAACCATACAGGAGAAGAAGAGGAGAAAGAGAACAGCGACGAGCCCAGAGAGGGAGCGATCGACGTCTCCACCACGCGCCGCCCTAGGGGCCGTCCACCGGGCTCCAAAAACAAGCCGAAACCGCCGATATTTGTCACCAGAGACAGCCCTAACGCGCTGCGAAGCCACGTCATGGAGATCGCCGCCGGAGCCGACATCGCCGACTGCGTGGCGCAGTTCGCTCGGAGGCTCCAGCGCGGCGTCTCCATTCTCAGCGGCAGTGGCACCGTCGTCAACGTCACTATCCGCCAGCCCACGGCGCCAGGCGCCGTCATGGCGCTCCACGGCCGGTTTGATATCCTCTCCCTCACAGGCTCCTTTCTCCCCGGACCGTCCCCTCCCGGCGCCACCGGGCTCACCATCTACCTCGCCGGAGGCCAGGGGCATGTCGTCGGCGGCGGGGTGGTGGGCCCGCTCTTGGCGGCGGCTCCCGTTTTGTTAATGGCGGCTACGTTTTCCAATGCTACGTACGAAAGATTGCCTCTAGAGGATGATGATCAGGAACACGGCGGCGGCGGAGGCTCTCCGCCGGGAATTACCGGCGGTCCCGGCGAGGCCTCGTCGTCGATTTCGGTTTATAACAATAATGTTCCTCCTAATTTAGGTCTTTCGAATGGGCAACATCTGAACCATGAAGcttattcttcttctccttggGTTCATTCTCCTCATGCCAGACCTCCTTTCTAA
- the LOC114403758 gene encoding uncharacterized protein LOC114403758: protein MADDLFEGLPPPSSNTLLPHQQQQLQPQPIVVATNINDTESSAVPAPKPILKSALKRPNPTQPDTQAAAPKKSLKFKTTTDASEAQVIEAMQKISSHIKNPAKFSKAAKLAIQLIQAGSVKSEISDYFFAILEAAMSSSITCTDPSVRADYHSLFSVAQNTKEHLNKKQKNQLATWTINAVVANDLYTDDSFVFSKAAGQIKEAISNLPVATEEEDAEEAKSLKDSTVIVDEGGKTPATDNDNDGEEAQADPFGLDALIPNSTKKGEKLKAKNEAAVKIREDEEETNRFLKSKREVLITCLEIAARRYKTPWCQTVIDILVKHAFDNVARFTARQRDAVGKLWASIREQQTRRKQGKSVNGKLDVNAFEWLQQKYAGEKISIRHSVGASGDRRAQQWLG, encoded by the exons ATGGCAGACGATCTGTTTGAAGGATTGCCCCCTCCTTCCTCAAACACTCTTCTTcctcatcaacaacaacaactccaACCACAACCAATTGTTGTTGCTACCAACATCAACGACACTGAATCCTCTGCAGTTCCGGCTCCAAAGCCAATCCTCAAAAGTGCCCTCAAGCGCCCCAACCCTACTCAACCTGACACCCAAG CTGCAGCACCTAAGAAAAGCTTGAAGTTCAAAACCACGACGGATGCTTCTGAAGCACAAGTTATTGAGGCCATGCAGAAGATATCTTCACACATCAAGAACCCTGCAAAGTTCAGCAAGGCTGCAAAGCTTGCTATACAGCTGATTCAGGCAGGAAGTGTAAAGTCAGAAATTagtgattatttttttgccATATTAGAAGCTGCAATGTCATCATCCATTACTTGTACAGATCCTTCAGTTCGAGCAGATTATCATTCTCTGTTCTCCGTAGCTCAAAACACCAAAGAA CACCTCAATAAGAAGCAAAAGAATCAACTGGCAACTTGGACAATTAATGCTGTGGTGGCAAATGATTTATATACAGATGATAGCTTTGTG TTTTCTAAAGCAGCCGGGCAAATCAAGGAAGCTATATCTAATCTTCCTGTTGCAACAGAAGAGGAGGACGCAGAGGAAGCTAAGTCTCTGAAAGATAGCACAGTTATAGTGGATGAAGGTGGTAAGACACCTGCCACAGATAATGATAATGATGGGGAGGAAGCTCAAGCTGACCCATTTGGACTTGATGCTCTGATTCCTAATTCCACAAAGAAAGGTGAAAAATTAAAGGCAAAGAATGAGGCAGCTGTGAAAATAAGGGAGGATGAGGAAGAAACCAATAGATTCCTCAAGTCAAAAAGAGAAGTCCTGATAACTTGTTTAGAAATTGCTGCTCGGCGTTATAAAACACCCTG GTGTCAAACTGTAATTGATATTTTAGTGAAGCATGCCTTTGATAATGTGGCAAGATTTACAGCTCGCCAGAGGGATGCCGTTGGGAAATTGTGGGCTTCAATACGGGAGCAACAAACTCGTCGGAAGCAAGGGAAGTCAGTTAATGGAAAACTTGATGTGAATGCTTTTGAATGGCTTCAACAAAAATATGCTGGTGAAAAGATTAGCATTCGTCATTCTGTTGGAGCTAGCGGAGACCGTCGAGCCCAGCAATGGCTTGGTTAA
- the LOC114401209 gene encoding rubisco accumulation factor 1.1, chloroplastic-like → MSSSSISVIQLSFSAQTKSLRYVGIFFFLLGLPSASLLSGTLDIAGRIDVLANRLALWYEYAPLIASLIREGFSPPTIEETTGISGVEQNRLIVGAQVRDSLVQSNADPDLLAAFETGGAELLYEIRLLSASQRVAAARFLVENRCDGKAAQELARAMKDFPSRRGDKGWESFDYTLPGDCLSFMYYRQGKEHRNPSEQRTSALEQALRVAETEAARNVILEELEGKGEEGDTVGEGEAAARVSVVRLRIGEVAEASSVVLLPVSAAEEREILEAPFESRSQGEFGVVVAEKGWGKWVVLPSWDPVVGLGKGGVVVSFPDARVLPWKVNRWYKEEPILVVANRSNREVGADHGFYLVNSDAEGLKVQRGFALKEKGFTQSLGTVLLVVRPPKEENDELSDEDWE, encoded by the coding sequence ATGTCCAGCTCATCAATTTCGGTTATCCAGCTCAGCTTCTCTGCTCAAACGAAGTCTCTGAGGTATGTTggtatcttcttcttccttttgggtCTGCCTTCTGCTTCCTTGCTATCAGGCACCCTCGACATCGCCGGCCGCATCGACGTCCTCGCCAACCGCCTCGCCCTCTGGTACGAGTACGCGCCCCTCATCGCTTCCCTAATCCGCGAAGGCTTTTCTCCTCCCACGATCGAAGAAACCACCGGCATCTCCGGCGTCGAGCAGAACCGCCTCATCGTTGGCGCGCAGGTCCGCGACTCCCTCGTCCAGTCCAACGCTGACCCCGACCTCCTCGCCGCCTTCGAGACTGGCGGCGCCGAGCTCCTCTACGAGATCCGCCTCCTCAGCGCCTCGCAGCGCGTCGCCGCCGCACGCTTCCTCGTCGAGAATCGGTGCGACGGGAAGGCCGCGCAGGAGCTCGCACGTGCAATGAAGGATTTCCCTAGCAGGCGCGGGGATAAGGGGTGGGAGAGCTTCGACTACACTCTCCCCGGAGATTGTCTTTCTTTTATGTATTACCGGCAGGGTAAGGAGCATAGGAACCCGTCGGAGCAGAGGACTTCGGCGCTGGAGCAGGCGCTGCGCGTGGCGGAGACGGAGGCGGCGAGGAATGTGATTTTGGAGGAGTTGGAGGGGAAGGGTGAGGAGGGGGATACGGTGGGTGAAGGGGAGGCTGCGGCGCGTGTTTCGGTGGTGAGGCTGAGGATTGGGGAGGTGGCGGAGGCGAGTTCGGTGGTGTTGTTGCCGGTCTCCGCGGCGGAGGAGAGGGAGATTTTGGAGGCGCCGTTTGAGAGCAGAAGCCAGGGGGAGTTTGGTGTAGTGGTGGCGGAGAAGGGGTGGGGAAAATGGGTGGTGTTGCCCTCGTGGGACCCAGTCGTTGGTTTAGGAAAAGGGGGTGTCGTGGTGTCATTTCCCGATGCTAGGGTTTTGCCGTGGAAGGTTAATAGGTGGTATAAGGAGGAGCCTATATTGGTGGTGGCTAACAGGAGTAACAGAGAGGTGGGTGCTGATCATGGGTTTTATCTCGTGAATAGTGATGCTGAGGGTTTGAAGGTCCAAAGAGGTTTtgcattgaaggaaaaggggTTCACTCAGAGTTTAGGAACTGTGTTATTGGTTGTTAGACCGCCCAAAGAAGAGAATGATGAATTGAGTGACGAAGATTGGGAGTGA
- the LOC114402341 gene encoding uncharacterized protein LOC114402341 isoform X2 has protein sequence MRRNHSNSGNYRNPCLTMHQPWASLLVYGIKRVEGRSWPAPITGRLWIHSASKVPEESTIKAMEYFYKEIYALNGISDIQFPQHYPVSRLLVVGCLTRDELACWEMVPEGVRLEAQTDYCWLCEWPQKLLIPFEMRGYQGVYNLEKKIYEAAVRGLSPVNCPLPVKFPLPDPRNPFSLKPGSISALTSNLKASEVDKSSSISLAIAGAQAAATQFSKKDENSHSTAWNNAPTNMNANNEDTEVARSYNLRSRGRSTEKDNISSTELNMKFGDLTLPSYHKEKSRSNESEGSSKQNRSPGAEADLMISRRFDDKQNRSPGAEVDKSF, from the exons ATGAGACGAAACCATTCGAACTCCGGCAATTATCGGAATCCATGTTTAACCATGCACCAGCCTTGGGCTTCTCTCCTCGTTTACGGGATCAAGCGCGTCGAGGGCAGGTCATGGCCCGCTCCAATCACAg GTCGTCTTTGGATTCATTCTGCCAGTAAAGTCCCGGAGGAGTCTACAATCAAAGCAATGGAATACTTCTACAAGGAGATTTATGCACTCAATGGCATCAGTGATATCCAATTTCCTCAACACTACCCTGTCTCTAGGCTTTTGG TGGTTGGCTGCTTAACACGTGATGAGCTAGCATGCTGGGAGATGGTTCCTGAAGGG GTGAGGTTGGAAGCACAAACTGATTATTGCTGGCTGTGCGAATGGCCCCAG AAATTGTTGATTCCATTTGAGATGCGGGGGTACCAAGGTGTTTATAACCTGGAAAAGAAG ATTTATGAAGCTGCAGTTAGAGGGCTGTCTCCAGTTAATTGTCCGTTGCCGGTGAAATTTCCGCTTCCAGATCCACGAAATCCATTTTCATTGAAGCCAGGTTCCATCTCTGCGCTTACTTCTAACTTAAAAGCATCTGAAGTGGATAAATCATCAAGCATAAGTCTGGCCATAGCTGGGGCACAAGCAGCAGCCACTCAGTTCTCAAAGAAGGATGAGAATTCCCATAGTACTGCTTGGAACAATGCACCTACTAACATGAATGCTAATAATGAGGATACAGAAGTTGCAAGATCTTATAATCTAAGATCACGAGGCAGGTCTACGGAAAAGGACAATATATCATCGACAGAGTTAAATATGAAATTTGGTGATCTGACCTTGCCATCATATCACAAAGAGAAAAGCAGAAGTAATGAGAGTGAGGGGAGCAGTAAGCAGAATCGATCTCCTGGTGCAGAAGCAGATTTGATGATAAGTAGAAGATTTGATGATAAGCAGAATCGATCTCCTGGTGCAGAAGTGGATAAATCGTTTTAA
- the LOC114402341 gene encoding uncharacterized protein LOC114402341 isoform X1, whose product MRRNHSNSGNYRNPCLTMHQPWASLLVYGIKRVEGRSWPAPITGRLWIHSASKVPEESTIKAMEYFYKEIYALNGISDIQFPQHYPVSRLLGCVEVVGCLTRDELACWEMVPEGVRLEAQTDYCWLCEWPQKLLIPFEMRGYQGVYNLEKKIYEAAVRGLSPVNCPLPVKFPLPDPRNPFSLKPGSISALTSNLKASEVDKSSSISLAIAGAQAAATQFSKKDENSHSTAWNNAPTNMNANNEDTEVARSYNLRSRGRSTEKDNISSTELNMKFGDLTLPSYHKEKSRSNESEGSSKQNRSPGAEADLMISRRFDDKQNRSPGAEVDKSF is encoded by the exons ATGAGACGAAACCATTCGAACTCCGGCAATTATCGGAATCCATGTTTAACCATGCACCAGCCTTGGGCTTCTCTCCTCGTTTACGGGATCAAGCGCGTCGAGGGCAGGTCATGGCCCGCTCCAATCACAg GTCGTCTTTGGATTCATTCTGCCAGTAAAGTCCCGGAGGAGTCTACAATCAAAGCAATGGAATACTTCTACAAGGAGATTTATGCACTCAATGGCATCAGTGATATCCAATTTCCTCAACACTACCCTGTCTCTAGGCTTTTGG GCTGTGTTGAAGTGGTTGGCTGCTTAACACGTGATGAGCTAGCATGCTGGGAGATGGTTCCTGAAGGG GTGAGGTTGGAAGCACAAACTGATTATTGCTGGCTGTGCGAATGGCCCCAG AAATTGTTGATTCCATTTGAGATGCGGGGGTACCAAGGTGTTTATAACCTGGAAAAGAAG ATTTATGAAGCTGCAGTTAGAGGGCTGTCTCCAGTTAATTGTCCGTTGCCGGTGAAATTTCCGCTTCCAGATCCACGAAATCCATTTTCATTGAAGCCAGGTTCCATCTCTGCGCTTACTTCTAACTTAAAAGCATCTGAAGTGGATAAATCATCAAGCATAAGTCTGGCCATAGCTGGGGCACAAGCAGCAGCCACTCAGTTCTCAAAGAAGGATGAGAATTCCCATAGTACTGCTTGGAACAATGCACCTACTAACATGAATGCTAATAATGAGGATACAGAAGTTGCAAGATCTTATAATCTAAGATCACGAGGCAGGTCTACGGAAAAGGACAATATATCATCGACAGAGTTAAATATGAAATTTGGTGATCTGACCTTGCCATCATATCACAAAGAGAAAAGCAGAAGTAATGAGAGTGAGGGGAGCAGTAAGCAGAATCGATCTCCTGGTGCAGAAGCAGATTTGATGATAAGTAGAAGATTTGATGATAAGCAGAATCGATCTCCTGGTGCAGAAGTGGATAAATCGTTTTAA
- the LOC114402196 gene encoding uncharacterized protein LOC114402196: MVDGGGGGDDSTKILSFKDMCLTGKVSQITRLTMDLIEQKLAKIEFEDGNPLKPKVIIDDSMFEGLYALWQEALVIKLIGKSIGFHVMKERLTRIWKLNAGFEILDIDHGYYMITFDQEAYRVKLIGEEPWMIFDNYLIVELWTPDFISPVASINKTMVWIRFPGLNLVYYDETILLALASAIGKPVKVDINPKDVRRGRFARVCIEVNLTKPVVGRVWLKDLWYHVEYEGLHRICGTCGCYGHLMRECKVEPTMEKNNNTQGVNNDGAGQFQPPIMVETTIRGKMPPILEEVRETMNVTPTVMNDLNENNSNHKPDLAVTDSPLHGEWLVMQRRKANNQQTQNKKEGKAFMGPF, translated from the coding sequence atggtggatggtggaggtggtggtgatgATTCTACAAAAATTCTATCCTTTAAAGACATGTGTCTAACAGGAAAAGTCTCTCAAATAACTCGTCTAACAATGGATTTGATAGAGCAAAAATTGGCTAAGATCGAATTTGAAGATGGCAATCCTCTCAAGCCAAAAGTCATCATTGATGATTCGATGTTTGAAGGATTATATGCTCTATGGCAAGAGGCATTGGTTATCAAACTTATAGGTAAGTCCATTGGTTTTCATGTTATGAAAGAACGATTAACAAGGATTTGGAAGCTGAATGCAGGCTTTGAAATCCTAGATATTGACCATGGATACTATATGATAACCTTTGACCAGGAAGCATACAGGGTGAAGCTtattggtgaggaaccatggatgatctttgataattatttaatagtGGAGTTGTGGACTCCAGACTTCATCTCTCCCGTAGCAAGCATTAACAAAACTATGGTTTGGATACGTTTTCCTGGATTGAATCTTGTTTATTATGATGAGACTATACTTCTAGCCCTGGCCTCTGCAATAGGTAAGCCTGTCAAAGTGGATATCAACCCCAAGGATGTCAGAAGGGGAAGGTTTGCCAGAGTTTGCATTGAGGTCAATCTAACAAAGCCTGTTGTTGGGAGGGTATGGTTGAAAGATTTATGGTACCATGTTGAGTATGAAGGTCTCCATAGAATTTGTGGAACCTGTGGGTGTTATGGTCATCTTATGAGGGAGTGCAAGGTGGAACCAacaatggaaaaaaataataatacacagGGAGTGAACAACGACGGTGCTGGCCAATTTCAACCTCCAATAATGGTGGAAACAACCATAAGAGGCAAGATGCCACCAATCTTGGAGGAAGTCCGAGAGACAATGAATGTTACCCCAACAGTTATGAATGATTTGAATGAGAATAATTCTAATCATAAACCGGATTTGGCAGTTACAGATTCCCCTCTTCATGgagaatggctagtgatgcaaAGAAGGAAAGCCAATAATCAACagacacaaaacaagaaagaggGCAAGGCATTTATGGGCCCATTTTAG
- the LOC114403129 gene encoding serine/threonine-protein phosphatase PP1-like isoform X2: MDQALVDDIINRLLEVRGRPGKQVQLSESEIRQLCAASREIFLQQPNLLELEAPIKICGDVHGQYSDLLRLFEYGGLPPEANYLFLGDYVDRGKQSLETICLLLAYKIKYPENFFLLRGNHECASINRIYGFYDECKRRFNVRLWKTFTECFNCLPVAALIDEKILCMHGGLSPDLLNLDQIRNLQRPTDVPDTGLLCDLLWSDPSKEVQGWGMNDRGVSYTFGADKVSEFLQKHDLDLICRAHQVVEDGYEFFANRQLVTIFSAPNYCGEFDNAGAMMSVDETLMCSFQILKPADKKVKLNFGSTTTTKPGNSPAGVKAWV, translated from the exons ATGGACCAAGCTCTTGTGGACGACATAATCAACCGCCTTCTCGAAGTTCGCGGCCGCCCGGGCAAGCAGGTGCAGCTGTCGGAGTCGGAGATCCGCCAGCTCTGTGCCGCTTCCAGAGAGATTTTCCTGCAGCAACCTAATTTGTTGGAGCTTGAAGCACCCATTAAGATTTGCG GTGATGTACATGGTCAATATTCtgatcttttaaggctttttgaGTATGGCGGACTACCTCCTGAGGCCAACTACTTATTTTTGGGGGATTATGTGGATCGAGGGAAGCAGAGTTTGGAAACAATATGCCTTCTCCtagcatataaaataaaatatcccgAGAATTTTTTCCTTTTGAGGGGTAACCATGAATGTGCTTCTATTAACCGTATATATGGATTTTATGATGAGTGTAAACGAAGGTTCAATGTAAGGTTATGGAAGACATTTACAGAATGCTTCAATTGCCTTCCTGTGGCAGCACTGATTGATGAAAAGATTTTGTGCATGCATGGGGGTCTTTCTCCTGACTTGCTTAATTTGGATCAGATTAGAAATCTACAACGGCCCACTGATGTGCCTGATACAGGTTTGCTTTGTGATCTCCTCTGGTCAGACCCAAGCAAAGAGGTCCAAGGTTGGGGAATGAATGACAGGGGAGTTTCATATACATTTGGTGCTGATAAGGTCTCAGAGTTTCTTCAAAAACATGATTTGGATCTTATTTGTCGTGCTCATCAG GTGGTGGAAGATGGGTATGAGTTCTTTGCTAACCGGCAGCTAGTAACAATATTTTCAGCACCTAATTATTGTGGAGAGTTTGACAATGCTGGCGCTATGATGAGTGTCGATGAGACACTAATGTGCTCTTTCCAAATATTAAAGCCAGCTGATAAAAAAGTAAAGCTCAACTTCGGAAGTACTACTACTACTAAGCCAGGAAACTCTCCAGCAGGCGTAAAG
- the LOC114403129 gene encoding serine/threonine-protein phosphatase PP1-like isoform X1: MDQALVDDIINRLLEVRGRPGKQVQLSESEIRQLCAASREIFLQQPNLLELEAPIKICGDVHGQYSDLLRLFEYGGLPPEANYLFLGDYVDRGKQSLETICLLLAYKIKYPENFFLLRGNHECASINRIYGFYDECKRRFNVRLWKTFTECFNCLPVAALIDEKILCMHGGLSPDLLNLDQIRNLQRPTDVPDTGLLCDLLWSDPSKEVQGWGMNDRGVSYTFGADKVSEFLQKHDLDLICRAHQVVEDGYEFFANRQLVTIFSAPNYCGEFDNAGAMMSVDETLMCSFQILKPADKKVKLNFGSTTTTKPGNSPAGVKSFLGTKV; this comes from the exons ATGGACCAAGCTCTTGTGGACGACATAATCAACCGCCTTCTCGAAGTTCGCGGCCGCCCGGGCAAGCAGGTGCAGCTGTCGGAGTCGGAGATCCGCCAGCTCTGTGCCGCTTCCAGAGAGATTTTCCTGCAGCAACCTAATTTGTTGGAGCTTGAAGCACCCATTAAGATTTGCG GTGATGTACATGGTCAATATTCtgatcttttaaggctttttgaGTATGGCGGACTACCTCCTGAGGCCAACTACTTATTTTTGGGGGATTATGTGGATCGAGGGAAGCAGAGTTTGGAAACAATATGCCTTCTCCtagcatataaaataaaatatcccgAGAATTTTTTCCTTTTGAGGGGTAACCATGAATGTGCTTCTATTAACCGTATATATGGATTTTATGATGAGTGTAAACGAAGGTTCAATGTAAGGTTATGGAAGACATTTACAGAATGCTTCAATTGCCTTCCTGTGGCAGCACTGATTGATGAAAAGATTTTGTGCATGCATGGGGGTCTTTCTCCTGACTTGCTTAATTTGGATCAGATTAGAAATCTACAACGGCCCACTGATGTGCCTGATACAGGTTTGCTTTGTGATCTCCTCTGGTCAGACCCAAGCAAAGAGGTCCAAGGTTGGGGAATGAATGACAGGGGAGTTTCATATACATTTGGTGCTGATAAGGTCTCAGAGTTTCTTCAAAAACATGATTTGGATCTTATTTGTCGTGCTCATCAG GTGGTGGAAGATGGGTATGAGTTCTTTGCTAACCGGCAGCTAGTAACAATATTTTCAGCACCTAATTATTGTGGAGAGTTTGACAATGCTGGCGCTATGATGAGTGTCGATGAGACACTAATGTGCTCTTTCCAAATATTAAAGCCAGCTGATAAAAAAGTAAAGCTCAACTTCGGAAGTACTACTACTACTAAGCCAGGAAACTCTCCAGCAGGCGTAAAG TCCTTCCTGGGTACAAAAGTATGA